The following are from one region of the Littorina saxatilis isolate snail1 linkage group LG2, US_GU_Lsax_2.0, whole genome shotgun sequence genome:
- the LOC138958756 gene encoding transmembrane protein 41A-like: MPGFKSTISGAQTDGKKGHTDVQNGSRSILWIPVICAAATYALYSLSVNFPNHPSATNGTLTFPSSIEDLRALSSHLKLYKSEHFEYVFMLFCCAYTFKQTFAVPGSVFLNLLAGALFGTLYGFPLVSLLSAAGATFCFLLSHHFGKGLLVHYFPEKVQFFQDKVAENSDGLFFYLLFLRLFPMSPNWFMNMVAPIIGIPIHLFFLSVFIGLMPYNFICVRTGVMLSEITSLDDVFTVYTMLQLLILACVALLPGLIIKRLTQKQQHVRGKTD; encoded by the exons ATGCCAGGCTTCAAAAGCACAATATCTGGTGCTCAAACGGATGGGAAGAAAGGGCATACTGATGTTCAGAATGGATCAAGATCAATTTTGTGGATTCCTGTGATATGTGCTGCTGCAACATATGCTCTTTACAGCTTGTCTGTCAATTTTCCAAACCATCCATCAGCAACAAACGG CACACTGACATTTCCCAGCAGCATAGAAGATCTGCGTGCTCTGTCATCCCATCTGAAACTGTACAAATCAGAGCACTTTGAATATGTCTTCATGCTGTTCTGTTGTGCCTATACCTTCAAGCAGACATTTGCTGTGCCGGGATCTGTTTTTCTT AATCTCCTGGCCGGAGCGCTGTTTGGAACTCTGTACGGTTTCCCACTGGTGAGCCTGTTGTCTGCAGCTGGAGCCACATTCTGCTTCCTTCTCTCGCATCATTTTGGCAAGGGCCTCCTGGTTCACTACTTTCCGGAAAAAGTGCAGTTTTTCCAGGACAAG GTTGCAGAGAACTCAGACGGCTTGTTTTTCTATTTGCTGTTCTTGAGGCTGTTCCCTATGTCACCCAACTGGTTCATGAACATGGTGGCTCCCATCATTGGCATTCCCATTCATCTCTTCTTCTTGTCTGTCTTTATTG GGTTGATGCCTTACAACTTCATCTGCGTACGAACAGGTGTGATGTTATCCGAGATCACTTCCCTGGACGATGTCTTCACAGTGTACACAATGCTTCAGCTACTGATCCTGGCTTGCGTTGCATTGTTACCAGGACTTATTATCAAAAGACTAACACAGAAGCAACAGCATGTCAGAGGCAAGACGGATTAA